A genomic region of Pseudomonas sp. MPC6 contains the following coding sequences:
- a CDS encoding chemotaxis protein CheW has protein sequence MSELTVKRAAVKPAMHALFLVFRIGNERYALQAIEVVEVLPRLPLKSIAKAPAWVAGVFAYRGSVVPVIDLSALTYGTPAQARTSTRLVLVNYRPGETRQAQVLGLVLEQATDTLRCNPADFQPYGLDNRQAPYLGPVREDAQGLLQWVRVADLLSEQVRALLFPSPPLAPALLEARP, from the coding sequence ATGAGCGAACTCACGGTCAAGCGCGCCGCCGTGAAACCGGCGATGCACGCGTTGTTCCTGGTGTTCCGCATCGGTAACGAGCGCTATGCCTTGCAGGCCATCGAGGTGGTGGAAGTGCTGCCGCGCCTGCCGTTGAAATCGATTGCCAAGGCACCGGCCTGGGTGGCCGGGGTGTTCGCCTATCGCGGCTCGGTCGTGCCGGTGATCGACCTCAGTGCGCTGACGTACGGTACACCGGCCCAGGCGCGCACCAGCACCCGACTGGTCCTGGTCAATTACCGTCCGGGTGAGACCCGCCAGGCGCAAGTGCTCGGGCTGGTTCTGGAACAGGCCACCGACACGTTGCGCTGTAACCCGGCAGATTTTCAGCCCTATGGCCTGGATAATCGCCAGGCCCCCTACCTCGGGCCTGTGCGTGAAGACGCGCAAGGGCTGCTGCAATGGGTCCGGGTCGCGGACCTGTTGAGCGAACAGGTCCGCGCGCTGCTGTTTCCGTCACCGCCGCTGGCCCCGGCGCTGCTTGAGGCGCGCCCATGA
- a CDS encoding protein-glutamate O-methyltransferase CheR: MSSDQRFFDFLKERIGLDVTSVGPAIIERAVRQRSAASGAASADEYWHVLQGSRDEQQALIEAVIVPETWFFRYPESFVTLAKLAAKRLADINHRRALRILSLPCSTGEEPYSIAMALLDAGLQPHQFKVDGMDVSPLSVEKAKRARYGKNSFRGQDIEFRDRHFTAENDGYRLDERVLEQVRLEVGNVLDPALANEPPYDFVFCRNLLIYFDQSTQQQVFEVLKQLTQVDGVLFIGPAEGSLLGRFGMRSIGVPQSFAFSRQHAPPPATATFVPTPLPVRQPVRSVMPPPIRSRPFATVAPLPVMARTTNPEAAVLLANIAALANEGKSAEARAACDSYLRSHEPVAQVFYWLGLLSDVAGSALQAQGFYRKALYLEPQHPDALMHLAALLQSQGDTAGARRLQARAARSERAADSERKR, translated from the coding sequence ATGAGCAGTGATCAACGGTTCTTCGATTTCCTCAAGGAACGCATCGGCCTCGACGTGACCTCGGTGGGCCCGGCCATCATCGAGCGTGCGGTGCGCCAACGCAGCGCAGCCTCCGGAGCGGCGTCGGCCGATGAGTACTGGCACGTCCTGCAAGGCTCGCGGGATGAACAGCAGGCGCTGATCGAAGCGGTGATCGTTCCCGAAACCTGGTTTTTTCGGTATCCGGAATCGTTCGTCACGCTGGCGAAACTGGCCGCCAAGCGTCTGGCCGACATCAACCACAGGCGTGCCCTGCGGATCCTCAGCCTGCCGTGTTCCACTGGTGAAGAACCCTATTCCATTGCCATGGCGCTGCTCGATGCCGGGTTGCAGCCGCATCAGTTCAAGGTCGATGGCATGGATGTCAGCCCGTTGTCGGTGGAAAAAGCCAAGCGTGCGCGGTATGGCAAAAACTCATTTCGAGGTCAGGACATCGAGTTTCGCGACCGGCATTTCACTGCCGAAAACGACGGCTATCGCCTCGACGAGCGAGTGCTAGAACAAGTGCGGCTGGAGGTCGGCAACGTGCTCGATCCAGCCCTGGCCAATGAGCCGCCCTATGACTTCGTGTTCTGCCGCAACCTGTTGATCTATTTTGACCAGTCGACCCAACAGCAAGTGTTCGAAGTGCTCAAGCAGCTGACCCAGGTTGACGGCGTGCTGTTCATCGGCCCTGCGGAGGGCAGTTTGCTGGGGCGTTTCGGCATGCGCTCGATCGGCGTTCCGCAGTCCTTTGCGTTCAGTCGCCAGCATGCGCCGCCGCCGGCGACAGCGACGTTCGTGCCAACCCCGCTTCCCGTACGCCAACCGGTGCGCAGTGTGATGCCACCGCCCATTCGCAGCCGCCCGTTCGCAACGGTGGCGCCGCTACCGGTCATGGCCAGAACGACCAACCCGGAGGCTGCCGTACTGCTGGCGAACATCGCCGCACTGGCCAACGAAGGCAAAAGTGCCGAGGCCCGCGCTGCCTGTGACAGCTATTTGCGCAGTCACGAGCCGGTAGCCCAGGTGTTTTATTGGCTGGGGTTGCTCAGCGACGTCGCCGGCAGTGCCCTCCAGGCGCAGGGGTTTTACCGCAAGGCGTTGTACCTCGAACCGCAACACCCCGACGCGTTGATGCACCTGGCCGCCTTGCTGCAATCCCAGGGCGACACGGCGGGTGCCAGGCGATTGCAGGCCCGCGCCGCCCGTAGCGAGCGCGCCGCTGACAGTGAGCGTAAACGATGA
- the ydcS gene encoding putative ABC transporter substrate-binding protein YdcS: MFVHKTALLSAITTALLTSASIQAAEPLKAVGTGEGQLDIVAWPGYIERGESDKAYDWVTGFEKETGCKVNVKTAATSDEMVSLMTKGGYDLVTASGDASLRLVAGKRVQPINTALIPNWKNIDPRLKDGPWYVVDKQTYGTPYQWGPNVLMYNTNVFKTAPDSWSVVFEEQTLPDGKSNKGRVQAYDGPIYIADAALYLKAKRPELGIKDPYQLNEAQYKAALDLLRKQQPLIHRYWHDATVQMSDVKNEGVVASSTWGYMVNGLVADKQPVAYVIPKEGATGWVDTTMLHAQAKHPNCAYKWMDWSLQPKVQGDLAAWFGSLPAVAEGCKSSELLGAQGCATNGYDQFDNLAFWKTPQAEGGKFVPYSRWTQDYIAIMGGR; the protein is encoded by the coding sequence ATGTTCGTGCACAAGACCGCACTGCTCAGTGCAATCACCACCGCGCTGCTGACCAGTGCCAGCATCCAGGCGGCCGAACCGCTGAAGGCCGTCGGTACCGGCGAAGGCCAGCTGGATATCGTCGCCTGGCCTGGCTACATCGAACGTGGCGAGAGCGACAAGGCTTACGACTGGGTGACCGGTTTCGAGAAGGAAACCGGGTGCAAGGTCAACGTCAAGACGGCCGCTACGTCCGACGAGATGGTCAGTTTGATGACCAAGGGCGGTTACGACCTGGTCACCGCGTCGGGTGATGCTTCCCTGCGCCTGGTCGCCGGAAAACGGGTGCAGCCGATCAACACGGCGTTGATTCCAAACTGGAAGAACATTGACCCTCGCCTCAAGGATGGCCCGTGGTACGTCGTCGATAAACAGACCTACGGCACCCCGTACCAATGGGGCCCGAACGTGTTGATGTACAACACCAACGTATTCAAGACAGCCCCGGACAGCTGGAGTGTGGTGTTCGAGGAACAGACGTTGCCAGACGGCAAGTCCAACAAGGGCCGGGTCCAGGCTTACGATGGTCCGATCTATATCGCCGACGCGGCGCTCTACCTCAAGGCGAAACGGCCGGAACTGGGGATCAAGGATCCGTACCAGCTCAACGAAGCGCAATACAAGGCGGCACTGGACCTGCTGCGCAAGCAACAGCCCCTGATCCACCGCTACTGGCATGACGCGACCGTGCAGATGAGCGACGTCAAGAACGAAGGCGTCGTGGCGTCCAGCACCTGGGGCTACATGGTCAATGGGTTGGTGGCGGACAAGCAGCCGGTCGCTTACGTCATTCCCAAGGAAGGCGCAACCGGCTGGGTGGATACCACCATGCTGCATGCGCAAGCCAAGCACCCCAACTGTGCCTACAAGTGGATGGACTGGTCGTTGCAACCGAAAGTCCAGGGAGACCTCGCGGCATGGTTCGGTTCGTTGCCCGCGGTGGCCGAGGGCTGCAAGTCCAGTGAGCTGCTGGGTGCCCAAGGCTGTGCGACCAATGGTTACGATCAATTCGACAACCTGGCTTTTTGGAAAACACCCCAGGCCGAAGGCGGCAAGTTCGTGCCGTATAGCCGCTGGACCCAGGATTACATTGCGATCATGGGCGGCCGTTAA
- a CDS encoding ABC transporter permease, with translation MNPVTVAQTPADGSPLRRLSNLLYRRPNLYLSMLLIPPLLWFGAIYLGSLLVLLWQGFYTFDDFTMAVTPDLTLANFAALFQPSNFDIIARTLGMAVAVSIASAVVAFPIAYYMARYTSGKTKAFFYIAVMMPMWASYIVKAYAWTLLLAKGGVAQWFVQHLGLEPVLQWVLAIPGVGGSTLSTSHLGRFMVFVYIWLPFMILPIQASLERLPPSLLQASADLGATPRQTFMQVTLPLSIPGIAAGSIFTFSLTLGDFIVPQLVGPPGYFVGSMVYAQQGAIGNMPMAAAFTLVPIVLIAIYLSIVKRLGAFDAL, from the coding sequence ATGAACCCCGTGACAGTTGCGCAGACCCCGGCCGACGGTTCGCCGTTGCGCAGGTTGTCCAACCTGCTGTATCGCCGGCCCAACCTGTATCTGTCGATGCTGCTGATACCGCCACTGCTGTGGTTCGGCGCGATCTACCTCGGTTCGCTGCTGGTGCTGCTGTGGCAAGGTTTCTACACCTTCGATGACTTCACCATGGCGGTCACGCCCGACCTGACCCTGGCCAACTTCGCAGCGCTGTTCCAGCCGTCGAACTTCGACATCATTGCGCGCACCCTGGGCATGGCCGTCGCCGTGTCGATCGCCAGCGCCGTCGTGGCCTTCCCGATTGCCTACTACATGGCGCGCTACACCAGCGGCAAGACCAAGGCGTTTTTCTACATCGCGGTGATGATGCCCATGTGGGCCAGCTACATCGTCAAGGCGTATGCCTGGACTTTGCTGCTGGCCAAGGGCGGCGTCGCGCAGTGGTTCGTCCAACACCTGGGGCTGGAGCCGGTGCTGCAGTGGGTGCTGGCCATCCCGGGGGTGGGCGGCAGCACCTTGTCGACCTCGCATCTGGGGCGCTTCATGGTCTTCGTCTATATCTGGCTGCCGTTCATGATCCTGCCGATCCAGGCCTCCCTTGAACGTCTGCCGCCGTCGCTGTTGCAAGCCTCCGCCGACCTCGGGGCGACGCCACGCCAGACCTTCATGCAGGTGACGTTGCCGCTGTCGATTCCGGGCATTGCCGCCGGTTCCATCTTCACGTTTTCCCTGACCCTGGGCGACTTCATCGTGCCGCAACTGGTGGGCCCGCCGGGTTACTTCGTCGGGAGCATGGTGTACGCCCAGCAAGGCGCGATCGGCAATATGCCGATGGCCGCGGCCTTCACGCTGGTGCCGATCGTGCTGATCGCCATTTACCTGTCAATCGTCAAACGACTGGGAGCTTTCGATGCACTCTGA
- a CDS encoding methyl-accepting chemotaxis protein gives MKNWTLRQRILASFAVIIAIMLLMVVVSYSRLLKIEASEASVREDALPGVYYSSMIRGAWSDSYLRIQEMLGLKEGQGISAEDAADFKSFESRLQEQIGNYRGTVTTDEDKVEFAAFEKHNEHYHKVLAAVLDLHQRNEETQAIKLFNEQLTPIWTAGRVKLNDILRENKAVADQAVIAIDDAVFTAKIIMGISLLVAVLAAGLCGLLLMRAIMAPMNRIVEILEIMRTGDLSRRLDLARKDEFGAVETGFNDMMAELTSLVSQAQRSSVQVTTSVTEIAATSKQQQATATETAATTTEIGATSREIAATSRDLVRTMTEVSTAADQASVLAGSGQQGLARMEETMHSVMGAADLVNAKLAILNEKAGNINQVVVTIVKVADQTNLLSLNAAIEAEKAGEYGRGFAVVATEVRRLADQTAVATYDIEQMVREIQSAVSAGVMGMDKFSEEVRRGMSEVQQVGEQLSQIIHQVQALAPRVLMVNEGMQAQATGAEQINHALVQLGDASSQTVESLRQASFAIDELSQVAVGLRGGVSRFKV, from the coding sequence GTGAAGAACTGGACGTTGCGCCAACGGATCTTGGCGAGCTTTGCGGTAATTATCGCCATCATGTTGCTGATGGTCGTCGTCTCATATTCCCGGCTGTTGAAGATCGAGGCCAGCGAAGCCAGTGTTCGAGAAGACGCACTTCCCGGGGTGTATTACAGCTCGATGATTCGTGGCGCCTGGTCCGACAGCTATCTGCGGATCCAGGAAATGCTCGGTTTGAAAGAGGGACAGGGCATCAGCGCCGAGGATGCCGCCGACTTCAAATCGTTCGAGTCTCGTCTGCAAGAACAGATAGGTAACTATCGCGGTACTGTCACTACGGATGAAGACAAGGTTGAGTTCGCCGCCTTTGAAAAACACAACGAGCATTACCACAAGGTCCTGGCGGCGGTGCTCGACTTGCATCAGCGCAATGAGGAAACGCAAGCCATCAAGCTGTTCAACGAACAGCTCACCCCTATCTGGACAGCGGGGCGCGTGAAGCTCAATGACATCCTGCGCGAAAACAAGGCCGTGGCGGACCAGGCCGTCATCGCCATTGACGACGCGGTGTTCACCGCAAAAATCATCATGGGCATCTCCCTGCTGGTTGCGGTATTGGCCGCCGGCCTCTGCGGCCTGCTGTTGATGCGCGCCATCATGGCACCGATGAACCGGATCGTTGAAATACTCGAAATCATGCGCACCGGTGACCTCAGCCGTCGCCTGGACCTCGCCCGCAAGGACGAATTCGGCGCGGTGGAAACCGGCTTCAATGACATGATGGCCGAGCTGACGTCCCTGGTGTCCCAGGCCCAGCGCTCGTCGGTGCAGGTCACCACCTCGGTGACCGAGATCGCCGCCACCTCCAAGCAACAGCAAGCCACTGCCACCGAAACCGCCGCCACCACCACGGAGATCGGTGCAACGTCCCGCGAGATCGCCGCCACGTCCCGCGACCTGGTGCGCACCATGACCGAAGTCTCCACCGCCGCCGATCAGGCCTCGGTGCTGGCCGGTTCCGGGCAACAAGGCCTGGCGCGGATGGAAGAGACCATGCACTCGGTCATGGGCGCCGCGGATCTGGTCAACGCCAAGCTGGCGATCCTCAACGAGAAGGCCGGCAACATCAATCAAGTGGTGGTGACCATCGTCAAGGTGGCCGACCAGACCAACCTGTTGTCGCTGAACGCCGCCATCGAAGCGGAAAAGGCCGGTGAATACGGCCGCGGGTTTGCCGTGGTGGCGACCGAAGTGCGCCGTCTGGCGGACCAGACCGCCGTCGCCACGTACGACATCGAACAGATGGTGCGCGAGATCCAGTCGGCCGTGTCGGCCGGGGTCATGGGCATGGACAAGTTTTCCGAAGAAGTGCGCCGCGGCATGTCCGAGGTGCAGCAGGTCGGCGAACAGCTGTCGCAGATCATCCATCAGGTCCAGGCGCTGGCGCCACGGGTGTTGATGGTCAACGAAGGCATGCAGGCCCAGGCCACCGGCGCCGAGCAGATCAACCATGCGTTGGTTCAGCTGGGCGATGCCAGCAGCCAGACCGTCGAGTCCCTGCGCCAGGCCAGTTTCGCCATCGACGAACTGAGCCAGGTCGCTGTAGGGCTGCGTGGCGGCGTTTCGCGATTCAAAGTCTGA
- a CDS encoding ABC transporter ATP-binding protein: MTPAVQFTNVSRQFGEVKAVDRVSIDIQDGEFFSMLGPSGSGKTTCLRLIAGFEQPSAGSIRIQGVEAAGLPPYQRDVNTVFQDYALFPHMNVLDNVAYGLKVKGVGKAERRKRAEEALDMVALGGYGERKPVQLSGGQRQRVALARALVNRPRVLLLDEPLGALDLKLREQMQGELKKLQRQLGITFIFVTHDQTEALSMSDRVAVFNKGRIEQVDTPRNLYMKPATTFVAEFVGTSNVIRGDLARQLSGKPQPFSIRPEHVRFAEGPLASHEIEVSGLLHDIQYQGSATRYELTLENGQTLNISQANNQWLDVGARHQTGQRVSARWAREAMVALHDNVVGGV, encoded by the coding sequence ATGACGCCTGCAGTCCAGTTCACCAACGTTTCCCGGCAGTTCGGTGAAGTTAAAGCCGTTGACCGGGTTTCCATCGATATCCAGGACGGTGAGTTCTTCTCCATGCTGGGCCCTTCCGGCTCGGGCAAAACCACCTGTCTGCGCCTGATCGCCGGTTTCGAACAGCCGAGCGCAGGCTCCATTCGGATTCAGGGTGTCGAGGCCGCCGGGCTGCCGCCCTATCAGCGTGACGTCAACACCGTCTTCCAGGATTACGCGCTGTTCCCGCACATGAACGTCCTCGACAACGTCGCTTATGGTTTGAAAGTCAAAGGGGTGGGCAAGGCCGAACGGCGTAAACGCGCCGAAGAAGCCCTCGACATGGTCGCCCTCGGCGGCTACGGCGAGCGCAAGCCGGTGCAACTGTCCGGCGGACAACGCCAGCGTGTGGCCCTGGCCCGGGCGCTGGTCAATCGCCCTCGGGTGCTGCTGCTCGACGAACCCCTGGGTGCACTCGACCTCAAGCTGCGCGAACAAATGCAGGGCGAGTTGAAGAAGCTGCAACGCCAGCTCGGCATTACCTTCATTTTCGTCACCCATGATCAGACCGAAGCGCTGTCGATGTCAGACCGCGTGGCCGTGTTCAACAAGGGTCGCATCGAGCAGGTCGACACGCCACGCAACCTGTACATGAAACCGGCGACCACTTTTGTCGCCGAATTCGTTGGCACCTCCAACGTGATTCGCGGTGACCTGGCGCGACAGTTGAGCGGCAAGCCACAGCCGTTTTCGATCCGTCCGGAACACGTGCGCTTCGCCGAGGGTCCGCTGGCCAGCCACGAGATCGAAGTCAGCGGCCTGCTGCACGATATCCAGTACCAGGGCAGCGCCACGCGCTATGAACTGACGCTGGAAAACGGCCAGACCCTGAACATCAGCCAGGCCAACAACCAATGGCTGGACGTCGGCGCGCGGCATCAGACCGGACAACGCGTCAGTGCCCGCTGGGCGCGCGAAGCCATGGTGGCGCTACACGACAACGTTGTCGGCGGGGTGTGA
- a CDS encoding tellurite resistance TerB family protein → MNTRGLLDQLLKSGQDLLQKKNGGSQNKSSAGGLGGLLGGAGGSGGLGGMLSGAGGGALAAGAMGLLLGNKKVRNVGGKVAIYGGLAALGVIAYKAYGNWQAQQGTAPTTEPQTIDRLPAAQVEQHSQAILKALVAAAKADGHVDARERELIEGEFTKLDNDQELQHWLHAELNKPLDPADVARAASTPEMAAEMYIASVMLVDEENFMEKSYLDELARQLKLDPGLKAELEKQVRQASM, encoded by the coding sequence ATGAACACCCGTGGATTGCTCGATCAGCTACTCAAGTCCGGTCAGGACCTGTTGCAGAAAAAGAACGGCGGGTCGCAGAACAAATCGTCTGCCGGTGGGCTGGGCGGTCTGCTCGGCGGTGCCGGTGGTTCGGGCGGCCTGGGCGGCATGCTCTCCGGCGCTGGCGGTGGCGCCCTGGCGGCTGGGGCCATGGGCCTGCTGCTGGGTAACAAAAAGGTGCGCAACGTCGGCGGCAAGGTCGCGATCTACGGCGGCCTGGCGGCACTGGGCGTGATTGCCTACAAGGCGTATGGCAATTGGCAGGCCCAGCAGGGCACGGCACCGACCACGGAACCCCAAACCATCGACCGCTTGCCGGCTGCCCAGGTCGAGCAGCACAGCCAGGCGATCCTCAAGGCACTGGTGGCGGCGGCCAAGGCTGACGGCCACGTCGATGCACGGGAACGCGAATTGATCGAAGGCGAGTTCACCAAACTCGACAACGATCAGGAACTGCAGCACTGGCTGCACGCCGAACTCAACAAGCCCCTGGACCCCGCCGACGTCGCACGCGCCGCCAGTACCCCGGAAATGGCCGCCGAGATGTACATCGCCAGTGTGATGCTGGTGGACGAGGAGAACTTCATGGAGAAGTCCTACCTGGATGAACTGGCGCGTCAGCTGAAGCTCGATCCGGGGTTGAAGGCCGAGCTGGAGAAGCAGGTGCGCCAGGCTTCGATGTAG